ACCTTCCAATGGCCGTCGGCAATGATCGCCTTGGCGGCGGCGGTTGCGCTGTTCCGCTTCAAACGCGGCGTAATCCAGGTACTGGTGGGCTGCGCCTTGGCCGGGTTGGCAGTTCATCTGCTGCGCGGCTGATGTCCAGATGCGTTCCGCCTCAAGGCGCCTGCAGAACACATTGCCAATGCCGGAGCCAGGCCGGCCATTGAGCCGATAACCCCAGCAGCGGATTGGCGGACTATGCCGCCCTGGCGGTTGGGCTCCATCCCGCGCCGACCGCCGCCTGGAATCATCGGGAAATCGCTTGATGGCGGTTTCGGCGCCCCTGTCTAGACTCCGGAGAATCCACTTCGGAGCACGGAGCGCTGAGTGTGAAGGCCGAGAAGTCCTCACCGCCGTTCGCAGTTTCGACTCCGTCCAACGCTTCTCACGAACGCAAGGACGTCGACGATGAACTCCGCCCTTAAAACCCTGTCTGCCGCGCTGATGCTGGTTTCTGTGGGCATTCCACTGGCCCACGCCGAAGACTCTGCCCCACCTGCCAAGCCGATCACCCTGCCCGCCTCCGGCGTTCAGATGCCCGAAGAGTACGTGAAAGCGATAGCGCGTACGGCTTACCTCTGGGGCTGGCCAATGGTGAACCAGCTCAACCGCAGCCAGACCATCACCAAGGCGCCCCATCCCGGGCTGCTGGGCGGCATCCTGCCAGTGGCTCCGCGCGGTCACCTCGGCATGCTGCACAACTACATCACCCCCGACGAAACCTTCGTAACCTGTCCCAACCAGGACGTGGTCTACGGCCTGGGCTTCTTCTCCCTGGACGAGGAACCGGTGATTGCGCAGGTACCGGACTTCAGCGAGCGCTTCTGGGTGTACGCCATGTACGACCAGCGTACCGACCAGTTCGGCGAACTGGGCAAGCCCTACGGCACCAAGCCGGGCTTCTACCTGCTGGTAGGGCCGAATTGGAAAGGCGAGAAGCCCGAAGGTGTCGAGGCGGTCATTCGCAGCCCCACGGCACTGAACAACATCATCCCGCGCATCTTCATGGATGACACCGACGAGGACCGCGCAGCGATCCAGGAAAAGCTCAACCAGGTCGTTTTCTACCCGCTGAAGGATTTTGACGGGAAGATGAAGACCATCGACTGGAAAAACACTCCGGACATTCCCAACCCCAACGCCGCCAAGGCCAGCGGCGGGGAAACCCGCTGGGTGATCCCCGAGAAGTTCTTCGATCAGTTGCCACAGGTGCTGGAGATGGTGCCGCCGCAGCCGGGCGAAGAAGCACTGTATGCGCAGTTCAAGGCATTGGTGGACGCAGCCGCCAAAGACCCGGCCGTGAAGAAACTGCTGGTCGATACGGCAGTGAAAGCCGAAAAGGAGCTGATCGAGCCGTTCTTCCAGTGGAAGCACAACGGCACTCCGGCAGGCAATGGCTGGACCCGCTCGGCCAACAACGCACAGTTCGGCTACGACTATTTCAACCGCACCGCCACGGCCAAGTCGAATATGTTCGAGAACCGGCCGAACGAGACCCAGTATTTCTATACCGATTTCGACAATGGCGGCGCGCCGCTCAATGGCAGCCACAGCTACGAGGTGACCTTCGCCAAGGGCGAGGAGCCGCCCGTCCAGGGCTTCTGGTCGCTGACGCTGTACAACCAGCATCACCTGTTCAGCGCCAACAAGCTCAACCGCTACTCGCTGGGCACCAAGAACAAGGACTTGAAGCGCAACGCCGATGGTTCGCTGACTCTGTACGTCGGCCCCACCTCTCCGGGCCAGGACAAGGAAAGCAACTGGCTGCCATCGCCCAAAGAGCCGATCTCGCTCTACATCCGCTCCTACTGGGGCAAGGAGCCCATTCTTGACGGCAGTTGGAAACCCCCAGTGATCAAGAAGGTTCACTGACCCAGCGAAACAGGCGCTGGCACGCAAGCCTCCAGAGGTTCGAGCGCCAGCGTCGTCAACCGGCTTTGCCGGCGCCCCGCCCTCGGGCCGGTGTTCAGGCCCGAGCGGGCGTCAATCGAGTATCGCCACTGCCCGCACGAAGCCGGCGGAGGCGTGGCGGATCTTGTAGGGGAAGCAACTGACCAGGAAGCCGCAGTCGGGCAACTGCTCGAGGTTGGCGAGTTTTTCCATCTGCCCGTAGCCGATGTCACGCCCGGCCTTGTGCCCTTCCCAGATGATCGAAGCATCGCCGGAGGCGGCAAAGCGCTCGCGGGTGTACTTGAACGGCGCGTCCCAACTCCAGGCGTCGGTGCCCACCACCCGCACACCGCGCTCCAGCAGATAGAGCGTCGCCTCGCGGCCCATGCCGACGCCCGCCTCCAGATATCCCGGCTGGCCGAACAGACTGCCTGCGCGGGTATTCACCAGCACGATGTCCAGCGGCTGCAGCGCATGACCAATGCGCGCCAGCTCCGCCTCAACCTCCGCGGCGGTGACCACATGACCATCCGCCAGGTGGCGGAAGTCCAGCTTGACGCCCGGCTGCAGACACCATTCCAGCGGCAGCTCATCGATGCCGAAGGCCGGCTTGCCGCCGTCGGTGGTGGATGCGTAATGCCACGGCGCGTCCATATGGGTGCCGCTGTGGGTGGTGATCTGCAGGCGCTCCGCGGCCCAGGATTCGTCACCGGGCAGGTCCTGCTTGCGCAGCCCGGGGAACATCGCGGCCATCTCCGGCCAACCTTGCTGGTGGTCCATGTAGTCGATCTTCGGCAGCAAGGGGGGCGGATCGGTATAGGGGTTGTTGTCCAAGGTCACGGACAGGTCCAGCAGGCGGCGTTTGTTCAGGCTCATGCGGAGATTCCTTTGCGGGCAGCCGCACGATGGCGGCGCGATGGGACATCGAGGGCGTTGCGCAGCAGGGCCGCCACCGATCCATCGTGGCGGAAGCCGAGTTCGCGGGCCTTGGGCGTACGTAGCGGCGGGTAGGCGCCGAACAGCGCCTCCAGTCGCGGATCGGGATCGAAAGTGATGCGCTCTCGCCCTGCTTCACCGAAGCAGGACGCCAGCCCGGCAAGCACCTGGGAGATGGACAACTGCAGTACCGGCAGTTGCCAGACCCGCTGCTCGCCAGGGGCCTCCAGCTCGGCGGCGTGCAGGAGGTTGTCTACACAGCAGCGCGCCGACATCCACCAGGCGCAGGCCTCTGGCGACACCGGGCAGGTGTAGCTGTCCCCCGCCGCGTAGGCATGCAGCAGGTCGCTCATGAAGGCCGAGCGCAGGCCGTTGGTCTCGCGCGGGCGCGCCACGATGCCGGGCAGGCGCACCGCACGACCGTCCACCTCGCCGCGGCGCGCCAGGTCCTGCAGGGCGATTTCCACCATGCGCTTGTGCGCTGCGTAGGACAACTGAGGCGCGGTCGTCTGGTCCTCGTCCATCCGCGCCGGCAGCTCGCCGCCGTAAACGGCCACGCTACTGGCGTACACCAGCACCGGCGGCCGTGCGGCATTGCGCAACTGCTGCAACAGCTCGAGGCTGGCCTGCAGGTTGACCTGATAACCCAGCTCGTACTGCGCCTCGGCGGCGCCGCCAGGTACGCTGACCAGGTGGAACACCACATCGACGCCATCGGCCAGCACCCGGCGCAGCAAGGCCGGATCGGTGACGCTGCCGTGATGCCGGCGCAGGCGCGCATCGTCGGGCAGGCCTTCGAGCTTCTGGTCCAGCAGCAGCAAGGCCCCGATCTGCCGTCCGCGCAGCTCGCCCACTTCCAGCAGGCGCCGCACCAGCAGACGACCGACGAAGCCATTGGCCCCGCTGACCATCACGCGCATGGCCAGCCTCCTTGCACCACGCGCTGGTCGATGGCGCCGAACAATACTTCGCCTTCGCGACCACGCGCCTCCATACGCACGCGGTCGCCGAAGCGCATGAAGCCGGTACGCGGTGCGCCGTGAACAATGGTCTCGATGGCACGCCGCTCGGCGATGCACGCCGAGCCCACGGAACGGTCGGCGTTGGATACGGTACCTGAGCCGATCAGCGTGCCAGCGCTCAAGCGCCGCGTCAGCGCGGCATGGGCGACCAGCTCATGGAAGCCGAAGTGCATGGCGCCGCCGTGGGGGTGGCCGAACCATTCACCATTCCACTCCACCGTCAGCGGCAGGTGCACGCGGCCATCACGCCAGGCGCTACCCAGCTCGTCCGGAGTCACCGCCACCGGGGCGAAGCTGGATGCCGGCTTGGCCTGGATGAAGCCGAAACCGGTCTTCATTTCCCGTGGCGCCAACGCACGCAGACTGACATCGTTGAGCTGAAGCAGCAGACGCACGTGCTCCAGCGCGCGCTCGGCCGGGCAGCCCATAGGCACCTCGTCGAGCAGTACGGCGAACTCGCCTTCGAAGTCGATACCGTGGGCCTCGCTGGGCAGCGGGATGTCGGCGCGCGGACCGAGGAAGTCGTCACCAGCGCCCTGGTAGATCAGCGGGATGCGTTCGACGCCTTCGATGGGCTCAAGGTTGAAGGCCTTCTGCATCAGTTCGCCGTGGCTGAGGAAGCACGAACCGTCTAGCCATTGCCAGGCGCGCGGCAGCGGCGCAGCCAGTTGCGCAAGGTCCAGGTCGAAGGCACCGGCCACTGCATTGGCGTTGAGCCGCTGGTACAGACGCTGCAGGCCGGACTCCAGCAGTACCCAGTTGTCCAGCGCGGCCTGCAGGGTAGCGGCGATACCGCTGGCATCCACCGCCCGCGTCAGGTCCTGGGAAACCACCAGCAGGCGGCCATCGCGGCTGCCGTCGTCCAGG
The Pseudomonas triclosanedens DNA segment above includes these coding regions:
- a CDS encoding DUF1254 domain-containing protein, with product MNSALKTLSAALMLVSVGIPLAHAEDSAPPAKPITLPASGVQMPEEYVKAIARTAYLWGWPMVNQLNRSQTITKAPHPGLLGGILPVAPRGHLGMLHNYITPDETFVTCPNQDVVYGLGFFSLDEEPVIAQVPDFSERFWVYAMYDQRTDQFGELGKPYGTKPGFYLLVGPNWKGEKPEGVEAVIRSPTALNNIIPRIFMDDTDEDRAAIQEKLNQVVFYPLKDFDGKMKTIDWKNTPDIPNPNAAKASGGETRWVIPEKFFDQLPQVLEMVPPQPGEEALYAQFKALVDAAAKDPAVKKLLVDTAVKAEKELIEPFFQWKHNGTPAGNGWTRSANNAQFGYDYFNRTATAKSNMFENRPNETQYFYTDFDNGGAPLNGSHSYEVTFAKGEEPPVQGFWSLTLYNQHHLFSANKLNRYSLGTKNKDLKRNADGSLTLYVGPTSPGQDKESNWLPSPKEPISLYIRSYWGKEPILDGSWKPPVIKKVH
- a CDS encoding cyclase family protein, with protein sequence MSLNKRRLLDLSVTLDNNPYTDPPPLLPKIDYMDHQQGWPEMAAMFPGLRKQDLPGDESWAAERLQITTHSGTHMDAPWHYASTTDGGKPAFGIDELPLEWCLQPGVKLDFRHLADGHVVTAAEVEAELARIGHALQPLDIVLVNTRAGSLFGQPGYLEAGVGMGREATLYLLERGVRVVGTDAWSWDAPFKYTRERFAASGDASIIWEGHKAGRDIGYGQMEKLANLEQLPDCGFLVSCFPYKIRHASAGFVRAVAILD
- a CDS encoding NAD-dependent epimerase/dehydratase family protein, giving the protein MRVMVSGANGFVGRLLVRRLLEVGELRGRQIGALLLLDQKLEGLPDDARLRRHHGSVTDPALLRRVLADGVDVVFHLVSVPGGAAEAQYELGYQVNLQASLELLQQLRNAARPPVLVYASSVAVYGGELPARMDEDQTTAPQLSYAAHKRMVEIALQDLARRGEVDGRAVRLPGIVARPRETNGLRSAFMSDLLHAYAAGDSYTCPVSPEACAWWMSARCCVDNLLHAAELEAPGEQRVWQLPVLQLSISQVLAGLASCFGEAGRERITFDPDPRLEALFGAYPPLRTPKARELGFRHDGSVAALLRNALDVPSRRHRAAARKGISA
- a CDS encoding fumarylacetoacetate hydrolase family protein — its product is MKLATLDDGSRDGRLLVVSQDLTRAVDASGIAATLQAALDNWVLLESGLQRLYQRLNANAVAGAFDLDLAQLAAPLPRAWQWLDGSCFLSHGELMQKAFNLEPIEGVERIPLIYQGAGDDFLGPRADIPLPSEAHGIDFEGEFAVLLDEVPMGCPAERALEHVRLLLQLNDVSLRALAPREMKTGFGFIQAKPASSFAPVAVTPDELGSAWRDGRVHLPLTVEWNGEWFGHPHGGAMHFGFHELVAHAALTRRLSAGTLIGSGTVSNADRSVGSACIAERRAIETIVHGAPRTGFMRFGDRVRMEARGREGEVLFGAIDQRVVQGGWPCA